TTGCCCGCCTGCGGCGGGTACCCTCCGCGAAGCAGACGTCGGGCGGGCGGAAAAAAACTCGGTCGCTTCGCTCCCTCAGACAGTTTTTCCGCCTTTTCGCCCGCCGGCCACTCCGCTCCGGCTGCGTCACAGGGGATGAAAAAGCAAAGACTTCCCCTTAAGGCTGATCGTGGTGCTTCTTTTTCATCGCGCTGCGGATCCTCAGACGCAGGGCGTTGAGGCGGATGAAGCCTTCGGCGTCGGCCTGGTTGTAGACCTGGTCCGCTTCGAAGGTGGCGATTTCGGGATCGAACAGGCTGTCGGTGTCGGACTTGCGGCCGACCACCCGGCAGTGCCCCTTGTACAGCTTCACCCGGGCCACGCCGTTGACGGTCTTCTGGGTCTCGTCGATCAGGGCCTGCAGCGCTTCCCGCTCCGGAGAGAACCAGTAGCCGTTGTAGACCATGGTGGCGTAGCGGGGGATCAGGGAGTCGCGCAGGTGCAGCACCTCGCGGTCCATGGTGATCTGCTCCACGCCCCGATGGGCCTCCTCGAGGATGGTTCCGCCCGGGGTCTCGTAGACCCCGCGGCTCTTCATGCCGACGTAGCGGTTTTCCATGATGTCCGCCCGGCCGATGCCGTGCTTTCCGCCGAATTCATTAAGGCGGGCGAGCAGTTGGGCGGGAGTAAGAGTTTCACCGTTGACGGCCACCGGGTTGCCCTTGTGGAACTCGATTTCGATATATTCCGGCTTGTCCGGCGCCTCCTCCGGGCTGACGGACAGCACGTACATCTCTTCCGGAGCCTCGGCCCAG
This portion of the Syntrophotaleaceae bacterium genome encodes:
- a CDS encoding argininosuccinate synthase, whose product is MFKKGSVKKAVLAYSGGLDTSIILRWLIEEYGCEVIAFSADLGQAEELDGIPEKARKTGASKCYIEDLREEFVRDFVFPMFRANAIYEGRYFLGTSIARPLIAKKQMEIAAAEGADAVCHGATGKGNDQVRFELGYYHFNPDIRVIAPWREWDLDSRESLIAYAQKHGIHVPVSKKRPWSSDRNLLHISFEGGILENPWAEAPEEMYVLSVSPEEAPDKPEYIEIEFHKGNPVAVNGETLTPAQLLARLNEFGGKHGIGRADIMENRYVGMKSRGVYETPGGTILEEAHRGVEQITMDREVLHLRDSLIPRYATMVYNGYWFSPEREALQALIDETQKTVNGVARVKLYKGHCRVVGRKSDTDSLFDPEIATFEADQVYNQADAEGFIRLNALRLRIRSAMKKKHHDQP